GCCGCTGCTGCTGCGGGTGACGCTGCTCGGCACGGCGGTCCAACTCCCGCTCGCCCACGCCCTGTCGGGGCTCGGGCTGCCCGGGATCTGCCTCGCCATGGCGCTCTCCATGGCCGTGCAGTGCGCGGCGGTCGCGGTCCTGCTGTGGCGGGCCGGGCGCGCCCGGCGTCAGGAGGAGGCCAGCGTCTCCTTGGTGCGGGCGGCCTGAGCGGGCACGGTCGGGGCCGGGCGCGACACCGTGCCCCGCCACAACTGCCGGGCGGCGAGCAGCGTGGCGGCCACCAGCAGGCCGTTGCGTGCGAACAGCAGGGTGAGGCCCTGCCAGTCGCTGAAGACCACGTGCTCGAACCCGAGCGGGAACTCCAGCACGGTCACCAGGCACGCGGCCACCACGAGGCAGGCAGGCAGCGCCATCCGGCTGCTGCGGAAGCACAGGCTCACGGCCGCGAGACCGACCAGCCACACCATGTACTGGGGGCTGATGACCCGGCTGGTCGCCGTGAACATCAGCACCGCCACGAACGCGGCGTCGGCGAGCGTGTGCGCCAGGAACCGCTTGGCGCACAGCCGCCACAGCAGCAGCCAGCCGAAGGCCAGTGCGGTGAGCCCCAGGGCCGCCGTGCTCACCACGTCGACGTCGGGTCCGACGAACTCCACGGAGCCGTAGTTCAGCAGCACCTCACCGTCCCAGCCGAAGTGCCGGGCGACATGGAAGACGAGGGAGCCGAGCGACTCCACCTCGGTGCCCCGCGCGCGCTGGAAGGTCAGGAAGGCGAAGGCGCCGGGCATCACCAGCGCGAACAGGGCCGCCGTCGCGGCGACGGTCACCGCGGCCGACGCCCAGGCCGACCGACGGCGCGCCCCCACCAGCAGCAGCACCGGCCACACCTTCAGCAGCGCGCCGAGGCCGGCCAGCGCCCCCATCACCCGCGGATGGCGCACACCGGCGAGCAGCGCGGCCACCGCCACCGCCGTCACCATCACGTCGTAGCGGGCGTACACGGTCGGGCCGAGCAGCGGGACGCCCGCCACCCACACCCAGGCGCCGCGCAGCGACTTGCCCGGGCGCAGGCCCGCGTACTGGAGAAGGCACAGGACCAGCAGGTCGGCGAGGAAGGCGAGGACGAAGAACGCCGACGCGTAGTCGAGGAAGGGCAGCAGCGCGGGGGAGAGGATCGCGAGCGCGGCGGCCGGCGGGTACTGCCAGGCGACGTCGCCGAGCGGGAAGGTGCCGGTGCGCAGGACCTCGTACCAGCCCTGGTAGATCACCGACACATCGGTGGTGACGTCCGGGCCCGGGAAGAGGAACACCTTGAAGACGAAGAGCAGCAGCACCAGCCTCGTCAGGCTCCAGACGGCCAGCAGCCCGTACGGCAGGCGGCCGTACGCGAACAGTCCGTACGGGAGCCTTGTCCCCCTTGCGCCCGTCATGACCACCTGGCCCTCGTTTGTACGGATCTTGTGGGATTCGCTGAGCCATGATGACGCGCCGCGCTGTGCGAGAGCCATGAAGCGCGGCCGTACGGAGCTGTGAGAGCGGCAGGAGAGAGGTGCTGGAGACAGGTTCGGTAGGGTCGGGCGCGATGCACAAGACCCTGATCGTGACCAACGACTTCCCGCCCCGGCCCGGTGGCATCCAGGCGTTCCTGCACAACATGGCGCTGCGCCTGGACCCGGAGCGGCTCGTCGTCTACGCCTCCACCTGGAAGCGCAGCCGAGAGGGCGTCGAGGCGACCGCCGCCTTCGACGCCGAGCAGCCCTTCACCGTCGTACGGGACCGCACGACCATGCTGCTGCCGACACCGGCCGCGACCCGGCGGGCCGTCGGCCTGCTGCGCGAACACGGCTGTACGTCGGTGTGGTTCGGGGCGGCCGCGCCGCTCGGTCTGATGGCGCCCGCGCTGCGCAAGGCGGGCGCCGAGCGCCTCGTCGCCACCACGCACGGCCACGAGGCCGGCTGGGCGCAGCTCCCGGCGGCGCGCGGGCTGCTGCGCAGGATCGGCGAGTCCACGGACACGATCACCTACCTCGGGGAGTACACGCGCTCGCGGATCGCCTCCGCGCTGACCCCGGACGCCGCCTCCCGGATGGTCCAACTGCCGCCCGGCGTCGATGAGAAGACCTTCCACCCCGGTTCGGGCGGCGACGAGGTCCGGGCGCGGCTCGGGCTCACCGACCGGCCTGTCGTCGTCTGCGTCTCACGGCTCGTCGCGCGCAAGG
Above is a genomic segment from Streptomyces sp. R21 containing:
- a CDS encoding glycosyltransferase family 4 protein; translated protein: MHKTLIVTNDFPPRPGGIQAFLHNMALRLDPERLVVYASTWKRSREGVEATAAFDAEQPFTVVRDRTTMLLPTPAATRRAVGLLREHGCTSVWFGAAAPLGLMAPALRKAGAERLVATTHGHEAGWAQLPAARGLLRRIGESTDTITYLGEYTRSRIASALTPDAASRMVQLPPGVDEKTFHPGSGGDEVRARLGLTDRPVVVCVSRLVARKGQDTLILAMPRILAREPEAVLLIVGGGPYEKELRRLAQETGVAGAVRFTGAVPWSELPAHYGAGDVFAMPCRTRRGGLDVEGLGIVYLEASATGLPVVAGDSGGAPDAVLDGETGWVVRGASPEEAADRIVTLLGDPELRRRMGERGREWVEEKWRWDLLAEKLKALL
- a CDS encoding glycosyltransferase 87 family protein, which gives rise to MTGARGTRLPYGLFAYGRLPYGLLAVWSLTRLVLLLFVFKVFLFPGPDVTTDVSVIYQGWYEVLRTGTFPLGDVAWQYPPAAALAILSPALLPFLDYASAFFVLAFLADLLVLCLLQYAGLRPGKSLRGAWVWVAGVPLLGPTVYARYDVMVTAVAVAALLAGVRHPRVMGALAGLGALLKVWPVLLLVGARRRSAWASAAVTVAATAALFALVMPGAFAFLTFQRARGTEVESLGSLVFHVARHFGWDGEVLLNYGSVEFVGPDVDVVSTAALGLTALAFGWLLLWRLCAKRFLAHTLADAAFVAVLMFTATSRVISPQYMVWLVGLAAVSLCFRSSRMALPACLVVAACLVTVLEFPLGFEHVVFSDWQGLTLLFARNGLLVAATLLAARQLWRGTVSRPAPTVPAQAARTKETLASS